GCAATAATTTATATCTCGGCTATAGCTCAGGCTCCTCCGGCACTTACTCCCTCTCCGGCGGGACACTCAACGTCAGCGGGAGCATTATAAATGGAAGCGGTGCCGGTGAACTTCGCATAGACGGCGGCACATTGAACGTCAGCGGCTCCATTGATGTTGATACATTGCATGTAGGTTATGGTATTGGCACAAACGGTTCTTTTACTCTTGCCAATACAAAAACCCTCACCGCGACATCTCAGTACGTCGGTTACTCAGGCACCGGTACCTTCGACCAGACAGGCGGTACGAATACTGTGAGCAGTGAACTCTATCTTGGCTACAATGCAGGCTCCTCAGGTACTTACGCCCTCAGCGGCACCGGTCAGCTCTCAGCTTCAAACCAGTACATCGGCTACTTCGGTACCGGCACCTTCAACCAGACAGGCGGTACGAACACAGTGGGCTACTGGCTAACACTCGCCGGCAACAAAGGTTCCATTGGTGAATACAACCTGAATGCCGGTCAGCTTTCAGCGCCAACCCAGTACATCGGCTACAACGGTACCGGTACCTTTAACCAGTACGGTGGAACAAACATAGCAAGCAATATCCTTGATCTCGGCTATAGCAAAGATTCCTCGGGTACCTATACCCTCAGCGGCACAGGTCAGCTCTCAGCACCAATCCAGGTAATCGGCCATTCCGGTACCGGTACCTTCAATCAGACAGGCGGTGAAAACATAGTTGGCAGCGCCCTTTATGTCGGTTCTGTATCGGGCGGACAAGGCAAATATAACCTCAGCGACACCGGTCAGCTCTCAGCGCCAACCCAGTATATCGGTTACTACGGTACCGGAACCTTCAACCAGTCCGGCGGCACGAACACAGTGAGCGGCTCACTCTATCTCGGCTACAGCGCTGGCTCCTCCGGCACTTACGCCCTCTCCGGCGGTGAATTCTCAGCAAAATACCAGTACATCGGCTACAACGGTATTGGAAACTTTAATCAATCAGGCAGTACAAACTCGGTAACCAATCTCAACATCGGTTACGGGGCCGGCAGCACCGGCACTTATACAATGAGCGATACCGGAGACGGCCCTATTCTTTCAACATCGCGCATGTACATAGGTCATTCCGGCACCGGTATGTTTAATCAGACCGGCGGCGTTGCAGGCGCCGATTATATCTATGTCGGTTACGGGAGTTCAGGTAAAGGTACTATCACACTAAACGACAGCGGACTCGGCGCAAGCCTTACTGCAAAAAATGCATATGTGGGCTTTAAGGGCGATGGCGTGGTCAATCAGGCAGGCGGTACTTTCAGGACAGACAACCTGATCATTAAACCGGAAGGCGGAAAAAGCGGTATATACAACCTCTCCGGCGGTACCTTAAAGGCGCTGAATCTTGTCAATAACGATACCTTCAATTACTCCGGTGGCAACCTGGAGGCAAACATCACCAACAACAGCGCAGGCACCTTTAATTTCACCGGCAGCGGCGTGCGCACAGTCATGGGCAACATGACGAACTATGGTACCGTTAAGATCACAGAAACGGCAGTACGTTTCATCGGCACCTATACGGAACATGGACACTACTCGGCTGATCCTTCCCACAACTACTTTGATCAGGACCTCATTATAGGCGAGACCGGTTATCTTACAGGGGGGCAAAAGGACTTCTACTATCTCAACAGGGACTTTATCAACAACAGTCTTAAGACAGCATTCTGGGATACGCGCCTCTCATCCATGACCTTATCAGGTGGTATATCGCACAGCTTCTTCCTTGCAGGCAACGACCTGGGGGCAAGCCTCATGGGATATAATAATAACTTTGCCTGGGGCAGCCTCGATATTACCGGGGAAATCATTAACCTTGTTGACGGCAACACAGCTACATTGGGCGGTGCCCAGTACGTGGAATCCATCATCGGTGCACTGATCTCAAACAGCACGATCACGAATATATACGGCAACGGCATGGACATGTACTACCTCGCGAAGGCTGAGGGCAACGAATACTTAAATGGCGAGATATATGCATTTGCACAAGGAGGTCAATTGATCCCCATCAGCAGTAACCCTGTCCCTGTTCCGCCTTCGCTTCTCCTTCTTGCTCCGGGACTTCTTGGTCTTGCAGGCTTGAGAAAAAGATTCATCAAATAAAAGCACTCAATGAAATTCACGAGGCAGGGTCAATTCGGCCCTGCCTTTTTTTGTCCGTCTGATCTTCCCCTTTCTACAATTATACGAACAGCCTCAACCTTAAATCCCCGGTCGAACTTTCTTTTTCTCTCTGCCATACACATCTCCTGTTTTATTGTAATGCCCAGGCCTTTCGATGTGTCCATTATTTTGGGGGAAGATCAAGATTACATTAACCTGTTGACATTATCCTACACGCAATGTATAACTTATCCTACATACAATTATATAACATTGTAATACGTTATGTATCAATTTGATAAATAAGGATAGAGATAAAAGGAAAAGGAAGTTCTAAAATGGGAAGGTTTGAGAGGTAACTAAAGAACATCAGGAGGGCATGAAAATGAAAAGAATGGTTTTTGTAGTTATAGAGATTATGCTTGCTGTAATGGCGTTTCCTGGAATAGGAAGGACAGCGTTATGGACAGAAACATTCACTTCGGGTGTGGTTCGAACAAATCAAATCAACACAATCATTAACGTCAATCAGTTTGATTCATCCTTGGGGACGCTTAACAGCGCGACCTTTATTCTGGAAGGATATCTGAACGGATCATACTACTTTTTAAATACCACAGGCAACAGTACAGGGTATTGGGCTCAGACGGGAGATGTGCGAATTTCGTACAGTACCATGAACCTCTATGCCCAGAACAGCAGCCCCGACCCGTTCCCCAAAACAGACGAAGAATGGGACTATTGGTTCCGCCATAAAACTAACCCTGTCACGCTGACCATTAATGTGCCCGCCATCGGCCCGACTATCTCTATTTCCAAGTCAGAGACATACACGTTTACAGAGGCCAGCATACTGAATACATTTGAAGGCATCGGCCAAATTCCCTTTGTCTTTAATGCTACCTCAAACGTGGGTCTGGGTTGCCCTGGTAATGGTCAATGTGGGACGAGTACTTTTACTTCCGGAAATATTACAGTAACATATGACTATACTGCAGTCCCTATCCCACCGACAGTATGGCTGCTCGGTTCCAGTTTGGTAGGGCTTGCAGGATTTAGAAAAAGGGTTAATAGTTAACTATCCGTGAATTATTCTTAAGGCAGGGTCAAATGACCCTGCCTTTTTTTATTCGTCGGACCTTCCCCCTTCTACAATTAGCCGAAGAGCCTCAACTTTAAATTCCCTGTCGAA
The nucleotide sequence above comes from Pseudomonadota bacterium. Encoded proteins:
- a CDS encoding choice-of-anchor E domain-containing protein, whose product is MKRMVFVVIEIMLAVMAFPGIGRTALWTETFTSGVVRTNQINTIINVNQFDSSLGTLNSATFILEGYLNGSYYFLNTTGNSTGYWAQTGDVRISYSTMNLYAQNSSPDPFPKTDEEWDYWFRHKTNPVTLTINVPAIGPTISISKSETYTFTEASILNTFEGIGQIPFVFNATSNVGLGCPGNGQCGTSTFTSGNITVTYDYTAVPIPPTVWLLGSSLVGLAGFRKRVNS